In a genomic window of Aggregatimonas sangjinii:
- a CDS encoding VCBS repeat-containing protein yields MKKVFFLIVFAIFSCTNKDLNQGKKLFSNIDAKDSGIWFNNQIVEDDSINIIDNEFVYNGAGIALGDLNGDGLDDIFFSGNQVDNKLYLNNGQLKFKDITAAAKISKTDSLQWSSGVTILDINADGKMDIYVCNTFREQERLRKNLLYINQGNTDAGIPTFIEMAADYGIDDDTYSSHAQFFDYDKDGDLDLWIGVNCIEGIDPNEFNPLVDDGTSVSRDRLYENNTNTDDPHPVFQEVSDKAGINFHGYSHSTLINDFNEDGWLDVYVANDFLSNDLIYINNQDGTFTNRAGEIFKHFSFSAMGSDIADVDNDGQFDIYTTEMQPYYNQRKKLFQGPSNYQKEIFTEKFNYQRQYTRNTLQLNRGVNPKTGLQLFSETGMFSGIQETDWSWAPLFGDYDNDGWQDLLITNGFPKDVTDRDFGDFKVTMSRFVNKEQLIAAIPEIKVPNFIFKNNGGLNFEDATKNWGLDFGTYSNGAAYGDLDNDGDLDLVVNNINDPALLLENKSEILNTENHYLRIKLRGEQPNSAAIGALVVVHTADGPQQKSVLSGRGYLSQPELTLHFGLGDVSVVDSIHVRWPNGRIQKMQNIGVDKILKISYKLESTNLPTFERPSINPLFAEISDSLNLKHFADEKDFIDFNFQRTLPHKFSQYGPSLAVGDINNDGLDDMFVSGSSGFSEKWFLQKPDGSFIQRPVSYKSKMTSEDTATLLFDADGDEDLDLYIARGGGQFPIADGRYQDVLYKNDGKGNFSETENALPVMKSNSSVIKAADYDRDGDLDLFVGSRVLPFSYPLADRSYILRNDSEKGSPLFTEVTMEVTQNLLSPGLLCDALWTDFNNDSWPDLILAGELMPLRFFKNVNGKLTEITAKTGLEKNSGWWNSLFSIDVDNDGDMDYVAGNVGRNINFKGDTDQPIRVYGKDLDQNGTIDPMMSYYLRDSIGVKKEYLYHPWQDVTAQYVGIRKRFNSFGEFGSATLPEMFPDGLLDGAAVFELNYMQTVWVENLGNDQFIMHSLPFETQLAPVYGIIATNIDDDEFTDLLMVGNDFGMETQQGRADAFMGLTLRNNGQGGFEALSLGESHFYVPGDGKALVSLNYQNNELLLVASQNNDSLRVFKNTQKPTMRLISLEANEVSAKIEFADGSTQKREYYRGSSFLSQSSRTLEINGAIKRVTFYSHKGELTREVNF; encoded by the coding sequence ATGAAGAAAGTATTTTTTTTGATTGTTTTTGCAATTTTTTCGTGTACGAACAAAGATTTAAATCAAGGAAAAAAGCTTTTTTCTAATATAGATGCAAAAGATTCCGGTATTTGGTTCAATAACCAAATTGTTGAAGACGATTCCATTAATATCATCGACAACGAATTTGTCTACAACGGGGCAGGTATCGCCCTAGGCGACCTTAATGGAGACGGACTGGACGATATATTTTTTTCGGGCAATCAAGTGGATAATAAATTATACTTGAATAATGGTCAGCTTAAATTCAAAGACATTACCGCTGCCGCCAAAATAAGCAAGACCGATTCGTTGCAGTGGTCTAGTGGTGTCACTATACTTGATATCAATGCAGACGGCAAAATGGATATTTACGTCTGCAATACTTTCCGGGAACAAGAACGACTACGAAAAAACCTGCTCTACATCAATCAGGGCAATACCGATGCGGGTATACCTACCTTTATAGAGATGGCGGCTGATTACGGTATCGATGACGACACCTACTCTTCCCATGCACAGTTTTTTGATTATGACAAGGACGGGGACCTTGATCTGTGGATCGGGGTCAATTGCATTGAAGGTATCGATCCAAATGAATTCAATCCTTTAGTAGATGACGGTACATCCGTCAGCAGGGACCGCCTTTATGAAAACAATACAAATACAGATGATCCACATCCAGTGTTTCAGGAAGTTTCCGATAAAGCAGGAATCAACTTTCATGGGTACAGCCATAGTACGTTGATTAACGATTTTAATGAGGATGGATGGTTAGACGTTTATGTGGCCAATGATTTTCTTAGTAATGACCTGATTTATATTAATAACCAAGATGGCACTTTTACCAATCGTGCTGGAGAAATTTTTAAGCATTTTAGCTTTTCGGCCATGGGCAGCGATATTGCCGATGTAGACAATGACGGGCAGTTCGATATTTATACTACCGAGATGCAGCCCTACTACAACCAGCGAAAAAAGTTGTTTCAAGGTCCTAGCAATTATCAAAAAGAAATATTCACCGAGAAGTTCAACTATCAACGGCAATACACGCGTAATACCCTACAGCTAAACAGGGGTGTTAATCCTAAAACAGGATTGCAACTGTTCTCTGAGACAGGAATGTTCTCCGGAATACAAGAGACCGATTGGAGCTGGGCGCCTCTTTTCGGGGATTATGATAATGATGGATGGCAAGACCTTCTCATTACGAACGGTTTTCCAAAAGATGTAACCGATCGCGATTTCGGGGATTTCAAGGTGACCATGAGCCGCTTTGTGAACAAAGAACAATTGATAGCAGCGATCCCGGAGATAAAGGTTCCCAATTTCATTTTCAAAAATAATGGAGGGTTAAATTTTGAAGATGCTACCAAAAATTGGGGATTAGATTTTGGCACCTATTCCAACGGTGCTGCGTATGGCGATTTGGACAATGACGGGGATTTAGACCTGGTCGTCAACAACATCAATGACCCTGCATTATTATTGGAGAACAAGTCGGAAATACTTAATACGGAGAACCACTACTTAAGAATAAAATTGAGAGGAGAACAGCCGAACAGCGCTGCAATTGGTGCCTTGGTGGTTGTGCACACCGCTGATGGCCCTCAGCAAAAGTCAGTTCTATCGGGCCGGGGTTACCTTTCCCAACCGGAACTGACACTACACTTTGGTTTGGGTGACGTTTCGGTTGTCGACAGTATTCATGTGAGATGGCCCAACGGAAGAATCCAAAAAATGCAAAATATCGGGGTCGATAAAATATTGAAAATTTCCTATAAACTCGAATCCACTAATCTCCCGACATTCGAGAGGCCTAGTATCAATCCACTTTTTGCCGAAATTTCGGATTCCTTGAATTTGAAACACTTTGCGGACGAGAAGGATTTTATCGATTTTAATTTTCAAAGGACTTTGCCTCATAAATTCTCCCAATACGGTCCGTCACTGGCAGTCGGCGATATCAACAACGATGGTTTGGATGATATGTTCGTAAGTGGTAGCAGCGGATTTAGTGAAAAATGGTTTCTTCAAAAGCCTGATGGTTCTTTTATACAAAGGCCTGTCTCCTACAAATCGAAAATGACTTCCGAAGATACGGCCACCCTGCTCTTCGATGCCGATGGTGATGAGGATTTAGACCTTTATATTGCCAGGGGTGGTGGGCAGTTCCCCATAGCTGATGGGCGATATCAAGACGTACTTTACAAGAATGACGGTAAAGGTAATTTTAGTGAAACAGAAAATGCCCTTCCGGTTATGAAAAGTAATTCCTCGGTGATAAAAGCAGCCGATTATGATCGAGATGGAGATTTAGACCTTTTTGTCGGGAGTCGTGTGCTTCCCTTTTCTTATCCCCTTGCCGACCGGAGCTATATTTTGCGAAATGATAGTGAGAAAGGAAGCCCCCTTTTTACAGAGGTGACGATGGAGGTTACCCAAAATCTTTTGTCTCCTGGGCTACTTTGTGATGCCCTTTGGACGGATTTCAATAACGATTCTTGGCCCGATCTGATTCTAGCTGGCGAACTTATGCCCTTGCGTTTTTTTAAAAATGTAAACGGTAAACTCACAGAAATTACAGCAAAAACGGGTCTTGAGAAAAACTCCGGCTGGTGGAATAGTCTATTCAGCATTGATGTCGACAACGATGGTGACATGGATTATGTTGCTGGCAATGTAGGTCGGAATATCAATTTTAAGGGGGATACCGATCAACCTATCCGGGTCTATGGCAAAGATTTAGATCAAAATGGCACTATCGATCCGATGATGTCCTATTATTTAAGGGATAGTATAGGTGTAAAAAAGGAATATTTGTACCATCCATGGCAAGATGTTACCGCCCAGTATGTAGGTATTCGAAAGCGGTTCAATTCTTTTGGTGAGTTCGGGTCCGCCACCTTACCGGAAATGTTCCCAGACGGATTATTGGATGGCGCCGCCGTTTTTGAACTCAACTACATGCAAACGGTCTGGGTCGAAAATTTAGGAAATGATCAGTTTATAATGCATTCACTGCCGTTTGAAACGCAGTTGGCACCTGTATATGGCATAATTGCCACTAACATCGACGATGATGAATTCACCGATCTTTTAATGGTAGGAAATGATTTTGGTATGGAGACCCAACAAGGCAGAGCCGATGCCTTTATGGGGCTCACGCTAAGAAATAACGGTCAAGGAGGTTTTGAGGCACTTTCGTTGGGCGAGAGTCATTTTTACGTTCCCGGAGACGGCAAGGCCCTAGTATCGCTAAACTATCAAAACAACGAATTGTTGCTGGTGGCGTCCCAAAATAATGATTCGTTACGCGTTTTTAAAAACACGCAAAAACCAACAATGAGATTGATTTCGCTTGAAGCCAATGAAGTAAGTGCCAAAATAGAATTTGCGGACGGTAGTACCCAAAAAAGAGAATATTATAGGGGTAGTAGCTTTTTGTCCCAGTCAAGTAGAACTCTTGAGATAAACGGTGCAATCAAAAGAGTAACGTTTTATAGCCATAAAGGTGAGTTAACGAGAGAAGTTAACTTCTGA